A single genomic interval of Electrophorus electricus isolate fEleEle1 chromosome 4, fEleEle1.pri, whole genome shotgun sequence harbors:
- the gmeb1 gene encoding glucocorticoid modulatory element-binding protein 1 isoform X1, producing the protein MKAAVQRESCFLFSGHQEWGMAETEMTVSVGDVVVVKAAEEDEDTRATDASKTQVILQLQPIASRIGEDSGATVVTVEAQDEALVTGEDVELGYPITCGESKAVLLFKKFVCPGINVKCVKYEDQLISPKQFVHMSGKATLKDWKRAIRMGGVMLRKMMDSGQLDFYQHSTLCTNTCRSTKFDLLINNTRFPPDSSLLSTPSSVQGQVAMGNGGEVVMLEEKPEEASASLEWSSATVETIEKKEVPEISEETLNFWKGIADVGLMGEVVSNIRTELLEMLRGVQLHSDQAGLQDAEVAVLSNLAQVFGLLDSIKRILCVRRQMTDPGQKQVLKTLTSLEQQLEEQKKQQTQNWLSQPQALGSLLLPSPPPAKRAPKRPRLQRPASATLLSPASAQAVALRPPQFTMFSPITLSSMGRPFTVAGLAQPASTLTLHTLSAGSQFFTRIATAADGKGETITLHPTQALTLLGTAAAAPEPAQLGTVMGPVELLRLAPGTAGVAQDGEVVTGTVLVREDEGQAQAATVIEIDPVPGEHRVGVVALQLEGDPMESAMTLKEGDGEESNEMVVQEDSEEVQGQLEEVQGQLEEVQGNTEELHLETNGQIHNLQILVVEEEEQTEAEDKS; encoded by the exons TGGGCACCAGGAGTGGGGCATGGCAGAGACAGAAATGACCGTGTCTGTGGGGGACGTGGTGGTGGTTAAGGCtgctgaagaagatgaagacaCAAGGGCTACTGACGCCAGCAAGACGCAGGTCATCCTACAGCTACAGCCTATCGCATCTAG GATTGGGGAGGACTCGGGTGCCACCGTCGTCACAGTGGAGGCACAAG ATGAAGCTCTAGTAACAGGAGAGGATGTCGAGCTGGGATATCCCATTACATGCGGAGAGAGCAAAGCTGTTCTTCTGTTCAAAAAATTCGTTTGTCCCGGTATCAACGTCAAATGTGTCAAG TATGAGGACCAGCTAATCAGTCCTAAGCAGTTTGTTCACATGTCCGGTAAAGCCACTCTAAAAGACTGGAAGCGTGCCATCAGAATGGGTGGTGTCATGCTCAG GAAAATGATGGACTCAGGGCAGTTAGACTTCTACCAGCACAGCACGCTGTGCACCAACACCTGTCGCAGCACCAAGTTTGACCTTCTTATCAACAACACTCGCTTTCCTCCCGACAGCAGCCTGCTCAGTACTCCCTCTTCTGTCCAAG GGCAGGTTGCCATGGGTAACGGGGGAGAGGTTGTCATGCTAGAGGAGAAGCCCGAGGAAGCGTCTGCCTCTTTGGAATGGAGCTCAGCTACCGTGGAAACCATAGAGAAGAAGGAGGTGCCAGAGATATCTG AGGAGACTCTGAATTTCTGGAAGGGCATCGCTGACGTGGGCCTCATGGGGGAGGTGGTCAGCAACATCCGTACGGAACTGCTGGAGATGCTGAGGGGGGTGCAGCTCCACTCCGACCAGGCCGGCCTGCAGGACGCTG AAGTGGCTGTTCTGAGTAACCTGGCTCAGGTGTTTGGCCTGCTGGACTCCATCAAACGCATCCTTTGCGTTCGGCGACAAATGACTGACCCAGGACAGAAACAGGTCCTCAAAACTCTGACAA gtctggagcagcagctggaggagcagaagaagCAGCAGACTCAGAACTGGCTGTCTCAGCCCCAGGCCCTGGGCAGCCTTCTCTTGCCCTCCCCTCCGCCGGCCAAACGCGCTCCCAAGAGGCCCCGCCTCCAGCGGCCAGCCTCCGCCACGCTGCTGAGCCCGGCGTCGGCACAGGCCGTGGCCCTGCGGCCGCCCCAGTTCACCATGTTCTCCCCAATCACGCTGTCCTCCATGGGGCGGCCCTTCACCGTGGCCGGCCTGGCCCAGCCGGCCAGCACGCTCACGCTGCACACGCTGTCGGCCGGCTCGCAGTTCTTCACCCGCATCGCCACGGCCGCAGACGGCAAAGGCGAAACCATCACGTTGCACCCGACGCAGGCGCTCACGTTGCTGGGCACGGCGGCGGCGGCACCGGAGCCCGCCCAGCTGGGCACGGTGATGGGGCCCGTGGAGCTGTTGCGCCTGGCCCCAGGCACGGCTGGAGTGGCCCAGGACGGCGAGGTGGTGACAGGGACGGTGCTAGTACGGGAGGATGAGGGCCAGGCTCAAGCCGCCACGGTAATCGAGATCGACCCCGTTCCAGGGGAGCACAGAGTGGGCGTGGTGGCACTGCAGCTCGAGGGGGATCCGATGGAGAGCGCCATGACCTTGAAGGAGGGCGACGGGGAGGAGTCAAATGAAATGGTGGTGCAGGAAGACTCCGAGGAGGTGCAGGGGCAGTTAGAAGAGGTGCAGGGGCAGTTAGAGGAGGTGCAGGGCAACACGGAGGAGCTGCATTTGGAAACCAATGGGCAAATTCACAACCTGCAGATCTtagtggtggaggaggaggagcagacagagGCTGAGGACAAATCTTAA
- the gmeb1 gene encoding glucocorticoid modulatory element-binding protein 1 isoform X2, whose amino-acid sequence MAETEMTVSVGDVVVVKAAEEDEDTRATDASKTQVILQLQPIASRIGEDSGATVVTVEAQDEALVTGEDVELGYPITCGESKAVLLFKKFVCPGINVKCVKYEDQLISPKQFVHMSGKATLKDWKRAIRMGGVMLRKMMDSGQLDFYQHSTLCTNTCRSTKFDLLINNTRFPPDSSLLSTPSSVQGQVAMGNGGEVVMLEEKPEEASASLEWSSATVETIEKKEVPEISEETLNFWKGIADVGLMGEVVSNIRTELLEMLRGVQLHSDQAGLQDAEVAVLSNLAQVFGLLDSIKRILCVRRQMTDPGQKQVLKTLTSLEQQLEEQKKQQTQNWLSQPQALGSLLLPSPPPAKRAPKRPRLQRPASATLLSPASAQAVALRPPQFTMFSPITLSSMGRPFTVAGLAQPASTLTLHTLSAGSQFFTRIATAADGKGETITLHPTQALTLLGTAAAAPEPAQLGTVMGPVELLRLAPGTAGVAQDGEVVTGTVLVREDEGQAQAATVIEIDPVPGEHRVGVVALQLEGDPMESAMTLKEGDGEESNEMVVQEDSEEVQGQLEEVQGQLEEVQGNTEELHLETNGQIHNLQILVVEEEEQTEAEDKS is encoded by the exons ATGGCAGAGACAGAAATGACCGTGTCTGTGGGGGACGTGGTGGTGGTTAAGGCtgctgaagaagatgaagacaCAAGGGCTACTGACGCCAGCAAGACGCAGGTCATCCTACAGCTACAGCCTATCGCATCTAG GATTGGGGAGGACTCGGGTGCCACCGTCGTCACAGTGGAGGCACAAG ATGAAGCTCTAGTAACAGGAGAGGATGTCGAGCTGGGATATCCCATTACATGCGGAGAGAGCAAAGCTGTTCTTCTGTTCAAAAAATTCGTTTGTCCCGGTATCAACGTCAAATGTGTCAAG TATGAGGACCAGCTAATCAGTCCTAAGCAGTTTGTTCACATGTCCGGTAAAGCCACTCTAAAAGACTGGAAGCGTGCCATCAGAATGGGTGGTGTCATGCTCAG GAAAATGATGGACTCAGGGCAGTTAGACTTCTACCAGCACAGCACGCTGTGCACCAACACCTGTCGCAGCACCAAGTTTGACCTTCTTATCAACAACACTCGCTTTCCTCCCGACAGCAGCCTGCTCAGTACTCCCTCTTCTGTCCAAG GGCAGGTTGCCATGGGTAACGGGGGAGAGGTTGTCATGCTAGAGGAGAAGCCCGAGGAAGCGTCTGCCTCTTTGGAATGGAGCTCAGCTACCGTGGAAACCATAGAGAAGAAGGAGGTGCCAGAGATATCTG AGGAGACTCTGAATTTCTGGAAGGGCATCGCTGACGTGGGCCTCATGGGGGAGGTGGTCAGCAACATCCGTACGGAACTGCTGGAGATGCTGAGGGGGGTGCAGCTCCACTCCGACCAGGCCGGCCTGCAGGACGCTG AAGTGGCTGTTCTGAGTAACCTGGCTCAGGTGTTTGGCCTGCTGGACTCCATCAAACGCATCCTTTGCGTTCGGCGACAAATGACTGACCCAGGACAGAAACAGGTCCTCAAAACTCTGACAA gtctggagcagcagctggaggagcagaagaagCAGCAGACTCAGAACTGGCTGTCTCAGCCCCAGGCCCTGGGCAGCCTTCTCTTGCCCTCCCCTCCGCCGGCCAAACGCGCTCCCAAGAGGCCCCGCCTCCAGCGGCCAGCCTCCGCCACGCTGCTGAGCCCGGCGTCGGCACAGGCCGTGGCCCTGCGGCCGCCCCAGTTCACCATGTTCTCCCCAATCACGCTGTCCTCCATGGGGCGGCCCTTCACCGTGGCCGGCCTGGCCCAGCCGGCCAGCACGCTCACGCTGCACACGCTGTCGGCCGGCTCGCAGTTCTTCACCCGCATCGCCACGGCCGCAGACGGCAAAGGCGAAACCATCACGTTGCACCCGACGCAGGCGCTCACGTTGCTGGGCACGGCGGCGGCGGCACCGGAGCCCGCCCAGCTGGGCACGGTGATGGGGCCCGTGGAGCTGTTGCGCCTGGCCCCAGGCACGGCTGGAGTGGCCCAGGACGGCGAGGTGGTGACAGGGACGGTGCTAGTACGGGAGGATGAGGGCCAGGCTCAAGCCGCCACGGTAATCGAGATCGACCCCGTTCCAGGGGAGCACAGAGTGGGCGTGGTGGCACTGCAGCTCGAGGGGGATCCGATGGAGAGCGCCATGACCTTGAAGGAGGGCGACGGGGAGGAGTCAAATGAAATGGTGGTGCAGGAAGACTCCGAGGAGGTGCAGGGGCAGTTAGAAGAGGTGCAGGGGCAGTTAGAGGAGGTGCAGGGCAACACGGAGGAGCTGCATTTGGAAACCAATGGGCAAATTCACAACCTGCAGATCTtagtggtggaggaggaggagcagacagagGCTGAGGACAAATCTTAA